From Vibrio splendidus, a single genomic window includes:
- a CDS encoding YhdP family protein yields the protein MSSSVTLILRACLWLVVTLLVTLAIAVTTLRVALPNLNKYQSEIELWVNQHSGFDFSIQDVGGFWRNTHPSIALQGVKASLPNAEDVTFSVERVEVEFDLIQSLVQMRPVVADLVMNQMYLDIRSIDLFAGKNGTDEPKDPGSSKRVMQELDNLLLKTLVDVTAKDSSLLYRSVSGEDRQLDIDILKWQNTDKHHLAEGVVSIKDANLNSLSVSANFIDGGSLTDVTGEFYVSADNISVKPWLTRYMQAESGVETGTVSLNSWLTLRNSKPVSAYVEVLPSELTWNEDGQHDLMIESGVFKLSPLAEGWQVNGHSLNLRTDDRPWPELNVAFKWNKGPWELNVSELDVETITPLIKLLPDSAQSTKMINSLKPGGSVSDIRVSMDSGIESLRYSASFSDLAIEQWELVPGFSQVSGSVFGSASEAKASLHVIDDVFPYGDVFQAPLNIKQGQVDIVWQQDENGWKLWSDKITAATPDLQVLGAFRLDFPKDASPFLSFYGEADAYNVGETWRYLPTLALGQDLTDYLSTAIQAGKADTVKLLWHGDLSQYPYTNHDGIFQVWVGLEDAKFSFDTAWPLITDLQLDLLFENDAMHLDSRSAQLMDVMADRITGRIPYLGEGGHIEIEAKATASGNAVRDYMTASPLVDSVGAALTALQVSGDVSSEFQLNIPFDSEKEPRAWGYADLKDNHVEIEAPPMVLENTTGRIEFDNDVITANGLAADLLKQGISVDFKGLNDGPGYAVDIDVLGDWDVKPLEPYVGEQWLSRLSGHAQWQSQIDIQLNDIGFTYQLDLQSDLKYLASDYPYPLAKKSLESGSARLQASGNQESITARLQLPNTKYQAEIDITGDVPELTATNLVLGRGGYKISPVVGHHALIRTDKFNADDWLSVVMEPVKPSDAVLSQMNTPTIPAPSRITFESKELILGGIPWNDVDFSARKNKQAWQMEVSSQEIEGDINYLPPYDLTVSLDRLHLYVPEWSDKKNQEQLLQRKEQEAPLISELDRKIHDAMPNLKLTLNDFWLQGYKVGKVDVELARQDDRIEWKKIQVRSGGNKADVSGWWELKGDKSHSSLAVDVEGENNSELMERFGITSGIQKAPFALEGQLQWDGSPWGIKMDTLDGNVETKFGKGIISDVSGAARLLGLFSLDSIIRKMQLDFSDVFDKGMAFNSITGTGKIQNGIFLTNDLNMDAVAGEMKIKGIANLNTRQVDAEVNFTPDITSGIPVLTAFAVTPQTALYVLAVTTVISPVVEVFTQVNYSVKGPLDSPTVSELSRSSGEFQLPEKLRKLAE from the coding sequence GTGAGTTCAAGCGTTACTCTGATTCTTCGTGCATGTCTATGGTTAGTGGTTACTCTCTTAGTAACGCTAGCCATTGCTGTTACTACACTGCGTGTAGCCTTACCCAATTTAAATAAGTATCAATCTGAAATTGAGCTTTGGGTAAACCAACATTCCGGTTTTGATTTTTCTATTCAAGACGTGGGTGGTTTTTGGCGTAACACTCACCCCTCTATTGCTCTGCAAGGCGTTAAAGCTAGCCTTCCCAATGCAGAAGATGTGACCTTCTCTGTTGAGCGTGTTGAAGTCGAGTTTGACTTGATTCAATCGCTCGTTCAGATGCGTCCAGTTGTGGCCGATCTGGTCATGAATCAAATGTACCTTGATATTCGCTCAATTGATCTGTTTGCTGGAAAAAACGGTACAGACGAACCTAAAGACCCCGGCTCTTCGAAGCGAGTGATGCAAGAGCTGGATAATTTACTATTGAAAACTTTGGTGGATGTGACCGCTAAAGATTCTTCACTTCTCTATCGTTCAGTCTCGGGCGAAGATCGTCAGCTCGATATCGACATTTTAAAATGGCAAAACACAGATAAACATCACCTTGCTGAAGGGGTTGTTAGCATTAAAGACGCCAATCTTAACTCGTTGTCAGTAAGTGCTAACTTTATCGATGGTGGCTCATTAACCGATGTAACCGGTGAGTTCTATGTGAGTGCAGATAACATTTCGGTTAAACCATGGTTAACCCGTTACATGCAGGCTGAGTCTGGTGTTGAAACCGGTACTGTGAGTTTAAATAGCTGGCTGACCTTGAGAAACAGCAAACCAGTGAGTGCGTATGTTGAGGTGTTACCTTCTGAATTGACTTGGAACGAAGATGGCCAACATGATCTGATGATTGAGTCAGGGGTGTTTAAACTGTCTCCACTCGCTGAAGGTTGGCAAGTAAATGGGCACTCTCTTAACCTAAGAACCGACGATAGACCATGGCCTGAACTTAATGTTGCCTTCAAGTGGAATAAAGGCCCTTGGGAGCTCAATGTTTCTGAACTTGATGTAGAAACTATTACCCCGTTAATCAAGTTACTGCCTGATTCTGCGCAATCAACCAAAATGATCAATTCGTTGAAGCCTGGTGGCTCTGTTTCTGATATTCGGGTCTCAATGGATTCTGGCATCGAAAGCTTACGTTATTCAGCGAGTTTTAGTGATCTTGCCATTGAGCAATGGGAGTTGGTTCCGGGCTTTAGCCAAGTTTCAGGCAGTGTGTTTGGCTCTGCATCTGAAGCGAAAGCCAGTCTGCATGTGATTGACGATGTGTTTCCTTATGGTGATGTCTTTCAAGCGCCTTTAAATATCAAACAAGGTCAGGTTGACATTGTTTGGCAGCAAGATGAAAACGGTTGGAAGCTTTGGTCCGATAAAATCACAGCAGCCACGCCAGATTTACAAGTTCTAGGCGCATTTCGCTTGGACTTCCCAAAGGATGCTAGCCCATTCTTATCGTTCTACGGCGAAGCTGATGCTTACAATGTCGGCGAAACATGGCGTTACTTACCTACATTGGCACTTGGACAAGATCTTACCGACTACCTTTCTACTGCGATTCAAGCGGGTAAAGCAGATACCGTAAAACTGTTGTGGCATGGCGATTTGTCTCAGTATCCATACACCAACCACGATGGTATTTTCCAAGTTTGGGTTGGCTTAGAGGACGCTAAGTTCAGCTTTGATACCGCCTGGCCATTGATTACCGATCTTCAACTTGATCTGTTGTTTGAAAATGATGCGATGCATCTTGATTCTCGTTCCGCTCAATTGATGGATGTGATGGCAGACCGAATCACAGGACGCATTCCTTATTTAGGGGAAGGCGGCCATATTGAAATTGAAGCTAAAGCGACGGCGTCAGGTAATGCGGTTCGTGATTACATGACGGCTTCACCGTTGGTTGATTCTGTGGGTGCTGCCCTAACGGCGCTGCAAGTGAGTGGTGATGTATCGTCTGAATTCCAACTCAATATTCCTTTTGATTCCGAAAAAGAGCCAAGAGCGTGGGGTTATGCTGATCTCAAAGATAACCATGTAGAGATTGAAGCGCCGCCAATGGTGCTTGAAAATACCACTGGGCGTATTGAATTTGATAATGATGTGATTACGGCCAACGGTCTCGCTGCCGATTTATTAAAGCAAGGTATTTCCGTTGATTTTAAAGGGCTCAACGATGGGCCTGGATATGCCGTTGATATCGATGTATTGGGCGATTGGGACGTTAAGCCTCTAGAGCCTTATGTTGGTGAACAGTGGTTGAGCCGCTTGTCAGGTCATGCGCAATGGCAAAGCCAGATTGATATTCAACTTAATGACATCGGGTTTACTTACCAATTAGATTTACAGTCAGATCTTAAATACTTGGCGAGCGATTACCCGTATCCATTGGCGAAAAAATCACTAGAAAGTGGTTCTGCAAGGCTTCAAGCCTCGGGCAACCAAGAGTCGATTACCGCGCGTCTGCAACTGCCGAACACTAAATACCAAGCTGAAATTGATATTACTGGCGATGTTCCTGAGTTAACGGCGACTAACTTAGTGCTGGGTCGTGGTGGCTATAAAATTAGCCCTGTCGTTGGCCATCATGCATTAATTCGTACCGACAAATTTAATGCCGATGATTGGTTATCGGTTGTTATGGAACCGGTGAAGCCTTCAGATGCTGTGCTCAGTCAAATGAACACGCCAACCATTCCTGCACCAAGTCGCATTACGTTCGAGAGTAAGGAACTGATCTTAGGCGGTATTCCTTGGAATGATGTCGATTTTAGCGCTCGTAAGAACAAACAGGCGTGGCAGATGGAAGTGTCTAGCCAAGAGATCGAAGGGGATATTAATTATCTGCCTCCATACGATTTAACGGTTTCGCTGGATCGCCTACATTTGTACGTTCCTGAGTGGAGTGACAAGAAAAACCAAGAACAATTGCTTCAACGAAAAGAGCAAGAAGCCCCATTGATCTCTGAATTGGATAGAAAGATCCATGATGCGATGCCAAATCTAAAATTGACCCTTAACGATTTTTGGTTGCAAGGCTATAAGGTCGGTAAGGTCGATGTTGAACTGGCCAGGCAAGACGATCGTATTGAGTGGAAGAAGATTCAGGTTCGAAGCGGCGGAAACAAAGCGGATGTGAGTGGCTGGTGGGAGTTGAAAGGCGATAAGAGTCATTCATCGCTAGCCGTTGATGTTGAAGGCGAAAACAACAGTGAATTAATGGAACGTTTTGGTATTACTTCAGGGATTCAAAAAGCGCCTTTCGCGCTGGAAGGTCAACTGCAGTGGGATGGATCTCCTTGGGGTATTAAAATGGATACCCTTGACGGCAACGTTGAAACCAAATTCGGCAAAGGCATTATTTCAGACGTAAGTGGTGCTGCTCGATTGCTTGGTCTATTTAGCCTAGATTCGATTATCCGTAAGATGCAGCTCGATTTCTCTGATGTGTTTGATAAAGGCATGGCATTCAATAGCATCACAGGAACCGGCAAGATTCAAAATGGCATATTCCTGACGAACGATCTGAATATGGATGCGGTCGCAGGTGAGATGAAGATCAAAGGAATTGCTAACCTGAATACGCGTCAGGTTGATGCTGAAGTGAACTTTACTCCTGATATTACCTCGGGCATTCCAGTATTGACGGCCTTTGCGGTAACGCCTCAAACGGCGCTGTATGTATTGGCGGTGACTACGGTTATATCGCCGGTGGTTGAAGTCTTTACTCAAGTGAATTACTCGGTAAAAGGCCCATTGGATTCACCTACGGTGAGTGAGCTTTCTCGTAGTTCTGGCGAGTTCCAGCTACCCGAAAAATTGAGAAAACTAGCTGAGTAG
- a CDS encoding carbon-nitrogen hydrolase family protein, protein MDSVGLIQMTSGPSPELNLAYLAQEVEKCKALGAKWVVCPENTLVFGSKADYHQYAEPLNDGPLQKKLSELATLHRIWIIVGSMPISTTKGVTTTTLVIDDFGSLVAHYDKLHMFDVDVADAHKCYRESDIFTPGDRVVTTETPFGRLGLSICYDVRFPHLYSELRKQGAQIIIVPAAFTAVTGQAHWEALLRCRAIETQSWIVAVGQGGKHPCQRETWGHSMVVDPWGRVVAQLDQEPKSMVVEIDTSSCESIRQNMPIAQHSRFTNQF, encoded by the coding sequence ATGGATAGCGTTGGGTTGATTCAAATGACATCTGGCCCTAGCCCTGAATTGAACCTTGCTTACCTTGCTCAAGAAGTAGAAAAGTGCAAAGCGTTAGGGGCTAAGTGGGTTGTTTGCCCTGAAAACACGTTAGTTTTTGGTAGCAAAGCCGATTATCACCAGTATGCAGAGCCCTTAAATGATGGCCCATTACAGAAGAAACTGTCTGAGTTAGCTACGCTTCATCGAATCTGGATTATTGTCGGTAGCATGCCTATAAGTACGACTAAAGGCGTGACTACTACAACATTGGTGATTGATGATTTTGGCAGCTTAGTGGCTCATTACGACAAGCTACATATGTTTGATGTTGATGTGGCCGATGCGCATAAGTGTTATCGAGAGTCCGATATTTTCACTCCGGGTGACCGAGTTGTGACGACAGAAACGCCTTTTGGTCGCTTAGGTTTGAGTATTTGTTATGATGTGCGCTTTCCACACTTGTATTCAGAGTTACGTAAGCAAGGTGCGCAGATCATTATCGTTCCAGCGGCGTTTACAGCAGTGACTGGTCAAGCGCATTGGGAAGCCTTATTAAGGTGCCGTGCGATCGAAACACAATCGTGGATTGTAGCGGTAGGGCAAGGTGGCAAACATCCTTGCCAAAGAGAAACATGGGGACACTCAATGGTGGTTGATCCATGGGGACGAGTGGTCGCACAATTGGACCAAGAGCCTAAAAGTATGGTGGTTGAGATAGACACATCCAGTTGTGAGTCAATTAGGCAAAATATGCCAATAGCGCAACATTCTCGATTCACCAATCAATTTTAA
- the tldD gene encoding metalloprotease TldD gives MSINQIEEALLNPTGLTEQNIADTLASIATRQIDYADIYFQSSWHESLVLEDSIIKDGSFNIDCGVGVRAVSGEKTGFAYSDQIQLEGLKQSAIAARGIAKQGQNGKVHAFKRNSNQAYYDAVNPLASWEKQQKTELLKALDAYIRTKEPMVTEVSVSLSGVHEQMLVAATDGTFAGDIRPLVRLSISVLAQKGDRRERGSAGGGGRFGYDFFLSDANGSQVAYQFADEAIRQALVNLEAVAAPAGAMPVVLGSGWPGVLLHEAVGHGLEGDFNRKESSVFSGKIGEQVTSSLCTIVDDGTLTDLRGSLNVDDEGVNGQYNTLIENGILKGYMQDKLNARLMGVAPTGNGRRESYAHLPMPRMTNTYMLPGEHTPEEIISTVERGIYAPNFGGGQVDITSGKFVFSASEAYMIENGKITHPVKGATLIGSGIEAMQQVSMVGNDLSLDRGVGVCGKAGQSVPVGVGQPTLKLDSLTVGGTE, from the coding sequence ATGAGCATTAATCAAATTGAAGAAGCACTACTGAACCCGACAGGGCTTACGGAGCAAAATATCGCAGATACATTGGCGAGCATTGCTACCCGCCAAATTGATTATGCTGATATCTATTTCCAGTCAAGCTGGCATGAATCTTTGGTGCTAGAAGATAGCATCATTAAAGACGGTTCTTTCAACATCGACTGCGGTGTTGGTGTTCGAGCGGTATCTGGCGAAAAAACCGGTTTTGCGTACTCTGATCAAATCCAATTAGAGGGTCTGAAGCAAAGTGCGATTGCTGCTCGTGGTATCGCGAAGCAAGGCCAAAACGGCAAGGTTCACGCTTTCAAACGCAATTCGAACCAAGCTTACTATGACGCTGTTAATCCGCTAGCAAGCTGGGAAAAACAACAAAAAACAGAATTACTAAAAGCGCTTGATGCTTACATTCGTACCAAAGAGCCTATGGTCACTGAAGTATCAGTGAGTTTAAGCGGTGTGCATGAGCAGATGCTTGTTGCTGCTACTGACGGCACTTTCGCGGGTGATATTCGTCCGCTTGTTCGTTTGTCTATCAGCGTACTGGCACAAAAAGGCGATCGTCGTGAACGTGGCAGTGCTGGTGGCGGTGGTCGTTTTGGTTACGACTTCTTCTTAAGTGATGCTAATGGTTCTCAGGTTGCTTACCAATTTGCTGATGAAGCAATCCGCCAAGCGTTAGTTAACCTTGAAGCGGTTGCTGCACCTGCTGGTGCAATGCCTGTTGTTCTTGGTTCGGGTTGGCCGGGCGTTCTTCTACATGAAGCGGTAGGCCACGGTTTAGAGGGTGATTTCAACCGTAAAGAATCTTCAGTATTCTCAGGTAAGATCGGCGAGCAAGTAACATCAAGCCTATGTACGATCGTTGATGATGGTACATTGACAGATCTTCGTGGTTCATTAAACGTTGATGATGAAGGTGTAAACGGTCAGTACAACACGCTAATCGAAAACGGCATCCTAAAAGGTTACATGCAAGATAAGCTTAATGCTCGTCTAATGGGTGTAGCGCCTACAGGTAATGGTCGTCGTGAGTCTTATGCACACCTTCCTATGCCGCGCATGACCAACACTTACATGCTGCCAGGTGAGCATACTCCTGAAGAGATTATCTCTACGGTTGAAAGAGGCATCTACGCGCCGAACTTTGGTGGCGGTCAGGTGGATATTACTTCTGGTAAGTTTGTGTTCTCCGCTTCTGAAGCGTACATGATTGAAAACGGTAAGATCACTCACCCAGTGAAAGGTGCAACGCTAATCGGTTCGGGTATCGAAGCGATGCAGCAAGTGTCTATGGTGGGTAACGACCTTAGCCTAGACCGTGGTGTTGGTGTGTGTGGTAAAGCCGGCCAAAGCGTTCCAGTCGGTGTTGGTCAACCAACATTGAAGCTAGACTCTCTTACAGTAGGTGGTACTGAGTAA
- a CDS encoding PhoH family protein: MGETNRKLFVLDTNILLHEPFAIFSFQEHDVVIPMTVLEELDRIKDSKRDVARDARIAIRTLEDLFREATPDQISEGIPFSKDINASGSISILADYELQESIKAFADDKAGDNRILNAVLYLQNKRAPREVVLITKDINMRLRAKGAGVRFVEDYQTDQLIDDIQYLTKGFQQLEGSFWDGVDNVESRSLGGKTLHTLARVPFDPTFLNQYVIDEESDFAGRVEEIEAERITLRDLSRERLMNRKTWDITPKNVYQGMAIDALLDPDIDLVILTGAAGSGKTLLAMAAALEQTIERKQFDKIIVTRNTPDIGESIGFLPGTEEEKMLPWLAAVTDTLEALHKNDHCTEGSMKYICDKANIQFKSINFMRGRSIQNAFVLLDECQNLTASQIKTIITRCGEGTKIVCSGNLAQIDSSYLTPVTSGLTYMVERFKDFEGSANIHLNGVVRSRLAEFAEENM; encoded by the coding sequence ATGGGCGAGACCAACCGGAAGCTATTTGTTTTAGACACTAATATCCTACTTCACGAACCTTTCGCTATATTTTCTTTCCAAGAGCACGATGTCGTTATCCCCATGACGGTGCTAGAAGAACTCGACAGAATCAAAGACAGTAAAAGAGACGTTGCTCGAGATGCGAGAATTGCGATTCGAACGCTCGAAGACTTGTTCAGGGAAGCCACACCAGACCAAATATCGGAAGGCATTCCTTTTTCTAAAGACATAAACGCATCTGGCAGTATTTCAATACTCGCTGATTACGAACTTCAAGAAAGCATCAAAGCCTTCGCCGATGACAAGGCAGGCGATAACCGAATCCTCAACGCAGTTCTTTACCTTCAAAACAAACGCGCACCACGCGAAGTGGTTCTTATCACTAAAGACATCAACATGCGCTTACGAGCCAAAGGCGCTGGGGTCCGCTTTGTTGAAGACTATCAAACTGATCAATTGATTGATGACATCCAATACCTCACTAAAGGCTTTCAACAACTCGAAGGCTCATTCTGGGATGGCGTCGATAACGTCGAGAGTAGAAGTTTAGGCGGAAAAACGCTGCACACCCTCGCAAGAGTACCTTTCGATCCAACCTTCCTCAACCAATATGTGATTGACGAAGAAAGTGACTTTGCTGGTCGTGTAGAAGAGATTGAGGCCGAACGCATTACGCTCAGAGATCTCAGTCGAGAAAGGTTAATGAACCGCAAGACATGGGACATTACACCTAAGAATGTCTATCAAGGGATGGCGATTGATGCACTGCTCGACCCTGATATTGATTTGGTGATTCTCACCGGCGCTGCAGGTAGTGGTAAAACACTGTTAGCCATGGCTGCCGCACTTGAGCAAACCATAGAGCGTAAACAATTCGATAAGATCATCGTAACCCGAAACACGCCCGATATCGGTGAGTCGATTGGGTTCCTTCCCGGCACCGAGGAAGAAAAAATGCTGCCTTGGTTAGCGGCAGTGACCGATACACTGGAAGCTCTGCACAAGAACGATCACTGCACCGAAGGGTCAATGAAGTACATCTGTGACAAAGCCAATATCCAGTTCAAATCGATTAACTTCATGCGAGGCCGCTCAATTCAAAATGCCTTTGTCCTTTTGGATGAGTGTCAGAACCTCACCGCTTCACAAATCAAAACCATCATCACCCGTTGTGGTGAAGGCACCAAGATCGTCTGTTCAGGAAACCTAGCTCAGATAGATTCATCCTACTTAACCCCTGTAACTTCAGGCTTAACCTACATGGTCGAGCGTTTTAAAGACTTCGAAGGCAGTGCCAATATTCACCTCAATGGTGTAGTACGAAGCCGACTGGCAGAATTTGCTGAAGAGAACATGTAA
- the rapA gene encoding RNA polymerase-associated protein RapA, translating to MTFALGQRWISDTESDLGLGTVVAMDARTVTVMFAASEENRVYARTDAPVTRVTFNVGDVIECQEGWSLSVEEVIEDKGLLTYLGTREDTQETEVTLREIFLSNQIRFNKPQDKLYAGQIDRMDNFVLRYRALSNQYQQHKSPMRGLCGMRAGLIPHQLYIAHEVGRRHAPRVLLADEVGLGKTIEAGMIIHQQVLSGRAERILIVVPETLQHQWLVEMMRRFNLHFSIFDEERCIEAFAESDNPFDTQQYVLCSLDFLRKSRKRYEQALEGEWDLLVVDEAHHLEWSQDKPSREYQVVEGLAENTSGVLLLTATPEQLGRESHFARLRLLDPDRFYDYEAFVEEEDQYAPVADAVTALFSGVKLENSAKNQITELLSEQDVEPLFRVIEGDSSEEEQALARQELIDNLMDRHGTGRVLFRNTRAAIKGFPKRNVNLLPMDIPTQYTTSMRVSGMIGGKMAPEARAMKMLYPEEIFQEFEGEDSSWWQFDSRVNWLIEKIQDKRSEKILVIASRASTALQLEQALREREGVRATVFHEGMSILERDKAAAYFAQEEGGAQVLICSEIGSEGRNFQFANQLVMFDLPFNPDLLEQRIGRLDRIGQLRDIDIHVPYLKGTSQAILARWFDEGLNAFAETCPTGRTVYDKYSDVLIEMLASGNTEQLDEVIEESAKLNQSLKSDLEKGRDRLLEMHSNGGEKAHEIAEKIASTDGDTNLVSFALSLFDTIGLNQDDKGENALVVTPSEHMMVPSYPGLPYEGATITFDRETALSREDMNFISWEHPMIQGGIDLLLSEGVGASAVSLLKNKALPVGTILLELVYLVDAQAPKRSGISQFLPKTPIRLMMDGRGNDLSAQVEFDSFNRQLSPVNRHLASKLVNSVQGEIHKLIEAGETHVLPKVEEVRQQAQKDMQTNLNGELERLQALKAVNPNIRDEELEVIEAQINELTGYISKAQVQLDSLRLIVVSHN from the coding sequence ATGACATTTGCTTTGGGGCAACGCTGGATAAGCGATACGGAGAGCGATTTAGGTTTAGGTACCGTTGTAGCAATGGACGCTCGAACAGTGACAGTAATGTTTGCAGCATCAGAAGAGAATCGTGTCTATGCACGCACTGATGCTCCCGTAACCCGAGTAACGTTTAATGTTGGCGATGTCATCGAATGCCAAGAAGGTTGGTCTCTATCTGTCGAAGAAGTTATCGAAGATAAGGGGCTACTGACTTATTTGGGCACTCGTGAAGACACTCAAGAGACAGAGGTGACTCTGCGTGAAATATTCTTAAGCAACCAGATCCGCTTTAACAAACCACAAGATAAGCTGTACGCAGGTCAAATCGACCGTATGGATAACTTCGTACTGCGTTACCGTGCGTTAAGCAATCAATACCAGCAACATAAGAGCCCGATGCGTGGCTTGTGTGGTATGCGCGCTGGTTTGATTCCTCATCAGTTGTACATTGCTCATGAAGTGGGTCGTCGTCACGCTCCGCGCGTTTTACTAGCTGATGAAGTGGGTCTAGGTAAAACCATTGAAGCAGGCATGATCATTCACCAACAGGTGTTGTCTGGCCGTGCTGAACGCATTCTGATTGTGGTACCTGAAACTCTGCAACACCAATGGTTAGTAGAGATGATGCGCCGTTTCAACCTGCACTTCTCTATCTTTGACGAAGAGCGTTGTATTGAAGCCTTCGCGGAGTCAGATAACCCATTTGATACACAGCAATACGTTCTGTGTTCTTTAGATTTCCTACGTAAGAGCCGTAAGCGCTACGAGCAAGCACTTGAAGGTGAGTGGGATTTGTTGGTTGTCGATGAAGCGCACCACCTTGAGTGGAGCCAAGACAAACCGAGCCGCGAATACCAAGTGGTTGAAGGATTAGCTGAAAATACTTCTGGCGTACTGCTACTGACAGCAACCCCTGAACAGCTGGGTCGTGAGAGTCACTTTGCACGTCTGCGTCTGCTTGATCCTGATCGCTTCTACGATTACGAAGCATTCGTTGAAGAAGAAGACCAATATGCCCCTGTTGCTGATGCTGTAACGGCATTGTTCTCTGGCGTGAAGCTTGAAAACAGCGCGAAGAATCAGATTACAGAGCTTCTATCTGAGCAAGATGTTGAGCCTCTATTCCGCGTTATCGAGGGCGATAGCAGCGAAGAAGAGCAAGCGTTAGCTCGCCAAGAGCTAATTGATAACCTTATGGATCGCCATGGTACCGGCCGTGTTCTATTCAGAAACACACGTGCTGCAATCAAAGGCTTCCCTAAGCGTAATGTAAACCTACTGCCGATGGATATTCCAACGCAGTACACAACTTCTATGCGCGTATCAGGCATGATCGGTGGCAAAATGGCTCCCGAAGCTCGTGCGATGAAGATGCTGTACCCAGAAGAGATCTTCCAAGAGTTTGAAGGTGAAGACTCAAGCTGGTGGCAGTTCGATTCACGTGTGAACTGGTTGATTGAAAAGATTCAAGATAAGCGCAGCGAAAAGATCTTAGTGATCGCCTCTCGTGCGAGTACTGCTTTGCAATTAGAGCAAGCACTGCGTGAGCGTGAAGGTGTGCGTGCAACCGTATTCCATGAAGGCATGTCGATTTTAGAGCGTGATAAAGCGGCGGCTTACTTTGCTCAAGAAGAAGGCGGTGCTCAGGTTCTTATCTGTAGTGAAATCGGTTCTGAAGGTCGTAACTTCCAATTTGCTAACCAGTTAGTGATGTTCGATCTTCCGTTCAACCCAGATTTGCTTGAGCAACGTATTGGTCGTTTGGACCGTATCGGTCAACTGCGTGATATCGACATTCACGTTCCTTACCTAAAAGGCACATCGCAAGCGATTCTAGCGCGTTGGTTCGATGAAGGTCTGAACGCATTTGCAGAGACGTGCCCTACAGGTCGCACGGTTTACGACAAGTACTCTGATGTTCTTATTGAGATGTTGGCTTCTGGTAACACCGAACAACTTGATGAAGTGATTGAAGAATCAGCCAAGTTAAATCAAAGCCTAAAATCAGATCTAGAAAAAGGCCGCGATCGCCTATTAGAAATGCACTCAAATGGCGGCGAAAAAGCGCATGAGATTGCAGAAAAGATCGCGTCGACTGACGGTGATACTAACCTAGTGTCTTTTGCACTGAGTCTGTTCGATACCATTGGTTTGAACCAAGACGATAAGGGTGAAAATGCGCTAGTTGTGACGCCATCTGAGCACATGATGGTTCCAAGCTACCCAGGCCTACCTTATGAAGGTGCAACCATCACGTTTGATCGTGAAACTGCGCTGTCTCGTGAAGACATGAACTTCATTAGCTGGGAACACCCAATGATTCAGGGCGGTATTGATCTGCTATTGAGCGAAGGTGTGGGTGCATCAGCGGTATCGCTACTGAAAAACAAAGCGCTACCTGTTGGTACTATCCTGCTTGAGCTGGTTTACCTTGTTGATGCACAAGCGCCAAAGCGCAGCGGTATCAGCCAGTTCTTACCTAAGACGCCGATTCGTTTGATGATGGATGGTCGTGGTAACGATTTATCTGCTCAGGTTGAGTTCGATAGCTTTAACCGTCAGCTAAGTCCTGTGAACCGTCACTTGGCAAGCAAGTTGGTGAATTCAGTACAGGGTGAAATTCACAAGCTAATTGAAGCCGGTGAGACGCATGTACTGCCGAAGGTTGAAGAAGTTCGTCAGCAAGCCCAGAAAGATATGCAAACCAACTTGAACGGTGAGCTAGAGCGTCTACAAGCGCTTAAAGCGGTGAACCCTAACATTCGTGATGAAGAGCTAGAAGTTATCGAAGCTCAAATCAATGAACTGACCGGTTACATCAGTAAAGCTCAGGTTCAGCTGGATTCGTTACGCTTGATTGTGGTTTCTCACAACTAA